From a single Phacochoerus africanus isolate WHEZ1 chromosome 11, ROS_Pafr_v1, whole genome shotgun sequence genomic region:
- the TMEM9B gene encoding transmembrane protein 9B, with protein MAPLRAGLLRLGSTLGLSCLALSVLLPLQLSDAAKNSEDVRCKCICPPYKENSGYIYNKNISQKDCDCLHVVDPMPVRGPDVEAYCLRCECKYEERSSVTIKVTIIIYLSILGLLLLYMVYLTLVEPILKRRLFGHSQLMQSDDDVGDHQPFANAHDVLARSRSRANVLNKVEYAQQRWKLQVQEQRKSVFDRHVVLS; from the exons ATGGCGCCCCTGCGGGCCGGCCTGCTCCGTCTCGGCTCCACGCTCGGCCTGTCCTGCCTGGCGCTCTCCGTGCTGCTGCCCCTGCAGCTGTCAGACGCCGCCAAG AACTCCGAAGATGTCCGATGCAAATGTATCTGTCCTCCCTATAAAGAGAATTCTGGTTATATTTATAATAAGAACATATCCCAGAAGGACTG TGACTGCCTTCATGTCGTGGATCCCATGCCTGTGCGGGGGCCAGACGTAGAAGCATACTGTCTACGCTGCGAGTGCAAGTACGAGGAGAGAAGCTCCGTTACCATCAAG GTTACCATTATAATTTACCTCTCCATTCTGGGCCTTCTGCTTCTGTACATGGTGTATCTTACTCTGGTGGAGCCCATACTGAAGAGGCGTCTGTTTGGCCACTCTCAGCTGATGCAGAGCGACGACGACGTTGGG GATCACCAGCCTTTTGCAAATGCCCACGACGTGCTGGCCCGCTCCCGCAGCCGAGCCAACGTGCTGAACAAGGTGGAGTACGCCCAGCAGCGCTGGAAGCTTCAGGTTCAAGAGCAGCGAAAATCCGTCTTCGACCGTCACGTTGTCCTCAGCTAA